In Reichenbachiella agarivorans, one genomic interval encodes:
- a CDS encoding heparinase II/III family protein → MTSIKVLVAYLFVLFASQVVAQSSGNESNKLKIADYLALTKGENIYPSEAQLSMLRPLIPDGNYRPSPPISDRGYWDERAASQSGREYLEHTETLLDRAPEVPIADSIYRRANLEGNRGIYKPRYYRTMDRLEHYVIAECMENKGRFVPQIEVYSRAIMDMKSWLHPNHDDKENSVLEGKRVSIDLGARKFGQVLAMSESLLQDRLSDTLRAEIAGQLQWRIIDSYLSSCREENPASNTWIRSTSNWNSVCTSGTIFTTIVMSQNKEERTAAIGAALNSMRYYMSGFGEDGYCSEGTGYWNYGFGHYLYLAQILYDYTDGKIDLFIFDNREKLQRVANFPANFEIQNGLYPRYSDGVLRVSSDNDNFAYYMAAKQYGAAMPKTFVPDEAVQLLIQWNDSVSYISGDQTARPQESVTYFDDYGVVISRGQQTIPFSVSIKAGHNAENHNHSDVGSYVIVLGENMIAGDIGAPSYIAGAFSPDNPARSSWGHPVPRVNGQLQINGREAAGKIIESSFAEKADLVVMDLSAAYDVSSLQSLTRSMKNERKGNGTITIADEFSATEAIAFGTAIMVDVPYEIMDDDRVILQLAQQKVEVIIKAKGGKLKISDEIVPVEHLRSGKRAYRIGIDFVSPIKKGKLIMQYHPVTE, encoded by the coding sequence ATGACATCAATCAAAGTACTCGTTGCATACTTATTTGTATTATTTGCTTCACAAGTTGTGGCCCAGTCCTCAGGGAATGAAAGCAACAAATTGAAGATAGCTGATTATTTGGCTTTGACGAAGGGAGAGAATATCTACCCCTCCGAGGCACAGTTGTCCATGCTCAGACCATTGATCCCTGATGGAAATTACCGTCCATCTCCACCTATTTCAGATCGTGGGTATTGGGATGAAAGAGCTGCCAGCCAATCGGGAAGAGAATACCTTGAGCATACGGAGACACTGTTAGACCGAGCACCAGAAGTACCAATTGCCGACTCAATCTACCGAAGAGCCAATTTGGAAGGAAATCGTGGCATCTACAAGCCACGCTATTACCGCACCATGGATCGACTAGAGCACTATGTCATCGCAGAGTGTATGGAAAATAAAGGACGGTTTGTTCCTCAGATTGAAGTCTACAGTCGAGCAATCATGGATATGAAATCGTGGTTGCACCCCAATCACGATGACAAAGAAAACAGTGTGCTCGAAGGGAAGAGAGTATCTATTGATTTGGGAGCGAGAAAATTTGGGCAGGTACTGGCCATGTCTGAGTCCCTGCTCCAAGATAGACTGTCAGATACTTTGAGAGCAGAAATAGCAGGTCAATTGCAATGGCGCATCATTGATTCCTATTTGAGCTCGTGTCGTGAAGAGAACCCAGCAAGTAATACTTGGATCCGCAGTACCAGCAACTGGAACTCTGTATGCACCAGTGGTACGATTTTCACAACAATCGTAATGTCTCAAAATAAAGAAGAAAGAACAGCAGCCATAGGTGCAGCCCTCAATAGTATGAGATACTATATGTCAGGTTTTGGTGAGGATGGATATTGTTCAGAAGGAACGGGCTATTGGAATTATGGTTTTGGACACTACCTCTACTTGGCACAAATACTCTATGATTATACAGATGGGAAAATAGACCTATTCATTTTTGACAACAGAGAGAAATTACAACGAGTGGCCAACTTTCCTGCCAACTTTGAGATTCAAAACGGTCTTTATCCTCGTTATTCAGATGGTGTCCTCAGGGTATCTTCTGACAATGATAATTTTGCCTATTATATGGCTGCAAAACAGTACGGTGCAGCTATGCCCAAAACTTTTGTTCCTGATGAAGCCGTGCAATTGCTCATTCAGTGGAACGATTCAGTGTCGTACATATCAGGCGACCAAACAGCCAGACCTCAGGAATCAGTGACTTATTTTGACGACTATGGAGTCGTCATCTCTCGCGGGCAGCAGACTATCCCGTTTTCGGTATCAATCAAAGCGGGTCACAATGCTGAGAACCACAACCACAGCGATGTGGGGAGTTATGTCATTGTATTGGGAGAGAATATGATCGCAGGAGACATAGGCGCACCGTCTTATATTGCTGGAGCTTTCTCTCCTGACAACCCTGCACGTAGTTCGTGGGGACATCCTGTGCCTCGTGTCAATGGACAATTGCAGATCAATGGTCGAGAAGCAGCTGGCAAAATCATCGAGAGCTCTTTTGCAGAAAAAGCTGATTTAGTCGTGATGGATCTAAGTGCAGCGTACGATGTGTCGTCCCTACAATCACTCACCAGAAGCATGAAAAATGAACGGAAGGGAAATGGTACAATTACAATTGCCGATGAATTCAGTGCCACGGAAGCCATTGCCTTCGGTACGGCGATCATGGTGGATGTACCTTATGAAATCATGGATGACGACAGAGTAATCTTGCAATTGGCTCAGCAAAAGGTCGAGGTGATCATCAAAGCCAAAGGAGGTAAACTAAAAATATCGGACGAAATCGTCCCAGTTGAGCATTTGCGCAGTGGCAAGCGTGCCTATAGGATTGGGATAGACTTTGTTTCACCAATCAAAAAGGGCAAGTTGATCATGCAGTACCATCCAGTAACGGAGTAG
- a CDS encoding alpha/beta hydrolase, with translation MILVNELVGQIKKVATVCLLLTSILFTTRAQDLKDHVLIADHQGVTELTYKVIKGDTLNMRVKFPPDFKKARKYPAIVFYFGGGWNGGTIDQFQPQAEYFASRGMITVLVDYRVKSRHQTTPYESVADAKSAIRFLRSNAKQLNIDTKRIVASGGSAGGHLAAACGVLPGLDEAGEDLSISSKANALVLFNPVFDNGPEGFEHARMGDRWREISPAHNITKLAPPTIIFLGREDHLIPVSIAENYNEKMHDAGARCELYLYDNAGHGFFNNYKYEGVFYEETLRETDLFLVSLNYIEAKNKL, from the coding sequence ATGATTTTAGTCAATGAGCTTGTTGGTCAAATCAAAAAGGTAGCAACCGTATGTCTATTGTTAACTAGTATTTTGTTCACAACACGTGCACAGGATCTGAAGGATCATGTGCTTATTGCCGACCACCAGGGTGTGACAGAGTTGACATACAAGGTAATCAAGGGAGATACCTTGAATATGCGGGTGAAATTCCCTCCTGATTTCAAAAAAGCGAGAAAATATCCAGCGATTGTATTCTACTTTGGTGGCGGATGGAATGGTGGGACTATTGATCAATTTCAGCCTCAGGCCGAATATTTTGCTTCTAGAGGGATGATTACGGTTTTGGTAGATTACCGTGTCAAGTCTAGACACCAGACGACACCATATGAGTCGGTGGCAGATGCCAAGTCGGCAATTCGCTTTCTACGGAGCAATGCCAAGCAATTGAATATTGACACGAAAAGGATAGTTGCATCTGGAGGCTCTGCTGGAGGACACTTAGCTGCTGCCTGTGGGGTTTTGCCAGGCTTGGATGAAGCTGGCGAGGATTTGAGTATTAGTTCCAAGGCCAATGCCCTTGTATTGTTCAATCCTGTGTTTGACAATGGCCCAGAGGGGTTCGAGCATGCACGGATGGGGGATCGCTGGCGTGAGATTTCCCCTGCGCACAACATTACTAAACTAGCCCCTCCTACCATTATTTTTTTGGGAAGAGAAGATCATTTGATCCCTGTCAGTATTGCTGAAAATTACAATGAAAAAATGCATGACGCAGGTGCGCGGTGTGAATTGTATCTTTATGACAATGCAGGTCATGGGTTCTTCAATAATTATAAATATGAAGGTGTGTTTTATGAAGAAACCCTTCGAGAGACTGATTTGTTTTTGGTTTCATTGAATTACATCGAGGCAAAAAACAAACTATAG